A window of the Aspergillus flavus chromosome 6, complete sequence genome harbors these coding sequences:
- a CDS encoding inhibitor of growth proteins N-terminal histone-binding-domain-containing protein, with the protein MAHGAEDCASVLEQFVHDVANLPAEINHLMEEIQAKDKIIQECRTTINSRDSSLQKFIKMNGSLTPNPKEEQYGKVILQNLDKSQQLQDEKIQLSEKACVLLDRQIKKLDIKIRDLQNDGVLSNDPPLPSLFNNSDQYRDPPKIFFPDSASDSNSYNSPLHPTSGNANVIIGATQRLNQSLARSAGVAGLGSPTAARSSAPATPAGGTAHFHQRQRESSAGAVENKRRRLNPSLGTLPAASSNLRQSSLGPGTPKGGTPASSRAGSAGPRSSSTTKKALTKKVAPHQQLKKIKASSGLNGKSTKRSSSASGRIKLTTKKSPSAPGGDEDEDDSMLSSADVSDSENNSDARRGDDDMEEEEEDEGNEDTKVYCTCRSVSHGDMVACDNENCEFEWFHWKCVGLTREPVGTWFCPQCAAKLNS; encoded by the coding sequence ATGGCGCACGGCGCTGAGGACTGCGCATCCGTGCTAGAGCAATTCGTTCATGATGTTGCAAATCTGCCAGCGGAAATTAACCACTTGATGGAAGAGATCCAGGCCAAAGACAAAATCATCCAAGAATGTCGCACTACGATCAATTCGAGAGATAGTAGTTTACAAAAATTCATCAAAATGAATGGCAGTCTGACGCCGAATCCCAAAGAAGAGCAATACGGAAAGGTCATATTACAGAATCTTGACAAGTCGCAACAGCTacaggatgagaagataCAATTGAGTGAGAAAGCGTGCGTTCTATTAGACCGGCAAATCAAGAAATTGGACATCAAAATTCGTGACCTGCAGAATGACGGTGTTCTTTCGAACGATCCTCCCTTGCCCTCTCTCTTCAATAATAGCGACCAATACCGAGACCCCCCAAAGATCTTTTTTCCCGACTCCGCCTCCGACTCTAATTCATACAACTCTCCCCTCCATCCTACGTCCGGGAACGCCAACGTTATAATAGGCGCCACTCAGAGACTTAATCAATCACTGGCTCGATCAGCGGGTGTGGCTGGCCTAGGCTCCCCAACTGCTGCGCGAAGCTCAGCTCCCGCAACTCCCGCCGGTGGCACCGCTCATTTTCACCAACGACAACGTGAATCATCAGCTGGCGCTGTGGAGAACAAGCGACGGCGTCTAAACCCTTCACTAGGGACGCTACCAGCAGCATCGTCGAATCTCCGACAATCCTCTCTAGGTCCCGGCACACCCAAAGGAGGTACACCAGCTTCTAGTCGTGCTGGCAGTGCCGGGCCACGCTCATCAAGCACAACTAAAAAAGCCTTGACCAAGAAGGTTGCACCTCATCAACAATTGAAAAAGATCAAGGCATCATCTGGATTGAATGGCAAATCAACTAAACGGTCTTCTAGCGCTAGTGGCCGTATCAAACTTACCACAAAGAAATCGCCTTCCGCCCCGGGcggcgatgaagacgaggatgattcGATGCTCAGTAGCGCCGATGTCTCGGACTCTGAGAACAACAGCGATGCCCGGCGCGGAGATGATgacatggaagaagaggaagaagatgagggcAACGAAGATACCAAGGTCTATTGTACTTGTCGCAGTGTAAGCCATGGTGATATGGTTGCTTGCGATAACGAAAATTGCGAGTTTGAGTGGTTTCACTGGAAGTGCGTCGGTTTAACCAGGGAGCCTGTAGGCACATGGTTTTGTCCTCAGTGTGCAGCCAAGTTAAATAGTTGA